In Brienomyrus brachyistius isolate T26 chromosome 3, BBRACH_0.4, whole genome shotgun sequence, the following proteins share a genomic window:
- the LOC125738933 gene encoding girdin-like isoform X2 codes for MENEVFTPLLEQFMFNPLVTWVRTFGQLGGKERTKLSEYVELVDGVYLNDIMVQINPKSSTQRPNKKVNNDSTLRIQNLSILIRQIKSYYQETLQQLIMMPLPNVLVLGRNPLTEQGLDEMKKLLLLLLGCAVQCEKKEEYIEKIQTLDFDTKAAIASHIQEVTHNQENVFDLQWVEGDVSHEDLESLSRNMVFHLKRLVDERDEQLEAIVELTQERDCGRASPPEAGAQSPNGSPSMRRTESRQHLSVELADAKAKIRRLRQELEEKTEQLMDSRQEVDSMEVELKRIQQENMQLLTEARSARTYRDELDALREKAIRVDKLESEVGRYKERLHDIEFYKARVEELKEDNQVLLETKSMLEEQLEGSWARSDKLHELEKENLQLKAKIHDMEMDRDMDRKRIEELLEENLNLEMAQKQSMEESLHLGWELEQLSKTPDHCEVPQKSLGHEVNELTSSRLLKLEKENQALLKTVEELRAAVGPAKEGRPGLLSVRVENQRLTQKLEQLESELLSERQSLQGAESLSGDLMKEKAQLEKTLDTLRENSDRQMKVLEQENEHLSSTIASLRQRSQISAEARVRDVETENRVLHESIKETSGKLSKMEFERKQLRKDLELYKEKGERAEELELETLRLARENEGLQKRVATLGITCEKVEALECENAQLEAEGRQLKKKLDSLRNTALQLEALEKENSQLDEENLELRRANEALRSVGTRLAQLELENQELENERSQLKRSLELLRASSKKTERLEVSCQGLDTENQRLQKALENSSRKIQQLEGELQDLETENQSLQKNLEELKISSKRLEQLERENKVLEQETSQLEKDKKQLEKENKRLRQQAEIRDSKMDEDNLRIAHLEKENRSLSKEMIFFKDSCTRVKDLEKENKELVKQATIDKKTLMTLREELVSEKLKTQQMNNDLEKLTNELEKIGLNKERLLQDEQSSDDSRYKLLESKLESTLKKSLEIKEEKIAALEARLQESSNLNQQLRQELKTVKKNYEALRQREEEERMVQSSPPRAGEEELQAVSKWEKESHEATRELLKVKDRLIEVERNNATLQAEKQALRTQLKQLETQSSNLQAQIVSLQRQTASLQENNTTLQTQNAKLQVENSTLSSQSACLTAQNAQLQSQLSSTEGEKEGALREREDQRATYELLLRDHEKLAALHERQAAEYEALIGKHGGLKAAHKTLELEHRELEDRYNQLLKQKTQLEELEKVLKAEQEKMLSENKSHEATVAEYHKLREDNERLNQTYLQLLKENEGLQVDHRTLKSQLNNAKLEQTRLEAEFSKLKEQYQQLDITSTKLTNQCELLSQLKGNLEEENRHLLDQIQTLMLQNRTLLEQTMESKDLFHVEQRQYIDKLNELRRQKEKLEEKIMDQYKFYDPSPPRRRGNWITLKMKKLIKPKNRERIRSLTLTPTRSDSGEGFPGPLGPDSQDSSSMGSLDDTLSHKRSTMTALKRLPFMRNRPKEKDKVKAVYRRSMSMNDLLQSMALAGGPWAGSSENLDGPEEAASRQRRKELGSMAYSTTAINYATLSLPAGHRSKQRLKAKDNASCEDVAPASPEDANGLRSQGLQDVSNAEALSPSAVCRIPCHICSSRPTSLHSSRTTSSYSNNNSHSSSLEVKGTVNGSHSRPQSESSGEFSLSLDNEAWSSGSSPVQQPLSQRGSRQSPLLLRRSLEPPSAQARRRTASPGSEVMSLQQFLEESVNLPENGSQETLATESSRLSADSNEVVRRERGTRGILRSASGRVPATDSTSESRVSKAGRPSLRKAESTRVKGSNPMRPALNAQGKAVSVSERLDASSSTLPRASSVISTAEGSTRRTSIHDFMSKDTRPPVSVDPAPTKASHRGQAASNVEGFPERRKSKSRSGERHSSQT; via the exons GAGACATTGCAGCAGTTGATTATGATGCCCCTTCCCAATGTGCTGGTGCTGGGGAGAAACCCTCTCACTG AACAAGGGCTGGATGAGATGAAGAAgctactgctgctgctgttgggcTGTGCTGTTCAG TGCGAGAAGAAAGAGGAGTACATCGAGAAGATCCAGACCTTAGATTTCGACACGAAAGCAGCTATAGCATCTCACATTCAAGAG GTAACACACAACCAGGAGAACGTGTTCGATCTGCAGTGGGTGGAGGGCGACGTGTCCCATGAGGACCTGGAGTCCTTGTCCAGGAACATGGTGTTCCATCTGAAACGCCTTGTGGATGAACGGGACGAGCAACTGGAG GCGATTGTGGAGCTGACCCAGGAGAGAGACTGCGGCCGAGCGTCTCCTCCTGAGGCCGGGGCCCAGTCCCCCAACGGCTCCCCTAGCATGCGTCGCACCGAGAGCCGCCAGCACCTCTCAGTGGAGCTGGCCGACGCCAAGGCCAAGATACGCCGACTCCGTCAGGAGCT AGAGGAGAAGACTGAGCAGCTGATGGACTCCAGGCAGGAGGTGGACAGTATGGAGGTGGAGCTGAAGCGAATCCAGCAGGAG AACATGCAGCTGTTGACAGAGGCCCGTTCAGCCAGAACTTACCGTGATGAGCTGGATGCCCTGAGAGAGAAGGCAATACGAGTGGACAAGCTGGAGAGTGAAGTAGGGCGCTATAAGGAGAGGCTGCACGACATTGAGTTCTACAAGGCCAGGGTGGAG GAATTGAAGGAGGACAACCAGGTACTGCTGGAGACCAAGAGTATGTTGGAGGAGCAGCTGGAGGGGTCGTGGGCACGCTCCGACAAGCTGCACGAGCTGGAGAAGGAGAACCTGCAGCTCAAGGCAAAAATCCATGATATGGAAATG GACCGGGACATGGACAGGAAGCGCATTGAGGAGCTTTTGGAGGAGAACTTGAACCTGGAGATGGCCCAAAAGCAGAGCATGGAGGAGTCCTTGCACTTGGGCtgggagctggagcagctttccaAGACACCAGACCACTGTGAGG TGCCACAGAAGTCCCTGGGCCACGAGGTGAATGAGCTGACATCCAGCCGGCTTCTGAAGCTGGAGAAAGAGAATCAGGCCCTGCTGAAAACGGTGGAGGAACTGAGGGCGGCAGTGGGCCCAGCCAAGGAGGGCAGGCCGGGCTTGCTTAGTGTCCGGGTTGAAAACCAGAGACTGACCCAGAAG CTGGAGCAGTTGGAAAGTGAGTTGCTCTCAGAAAGGCAGAGCCTGCAAGGTGCAGAGAGCCTGAGTGGGGACCTGATGAAGGAGAAGGCCCAGCTGGAGAAGACTCTAGACACTTTGAGGGAGAACTCTGACAGACAG ATGAAAGTACTGGAGCAGGAGAACGAGCATCTGAGCAGTACCATCGCCTCCCTACGGCAGCGGTCCCAGATCAGCGCCGAGGCACGGGTCCGAGACGTGGAGACTGAGAACCGGGTTCTCCATGAGTCCATCAAAGAGACCAGCGGCAAGCTTAGCAAGATGGAGTTTGAGCGTAAGCAGCTGCGCAAGGACCTGGAGCTCTACAAGGAGAAGGGCGAGAGGGcagaggagctggagctggagaCACTACGACTGGCACGGGAGAATGAGGGCCTGCAGAAGCGTGTGGCCACCCTGGGGATCACCTGCGAGAAGGTGGAGGCCCTGGAGTGTGAGAACGCACAGCTGGAGGCTGAGGGCCGACAGCTGAAGAAGAAGCTGGACAGCCTGAGGAACACGGCCCTGCAGCTGGAAGCTCTCGAGAAGGAAAACTCCCAGCTCGACGAGGAGAACCTTGAGCTGCGACGTGCCAATGAAGCCCTTCGATCTGTCGGCACCAGGCTGGCTCAGCTGGAGCTGGAGAACCAGGAGCTGGAGAATGAACGAAGCCAGCTGAAACGCAGCCTCGAGCTGCTGCGAGCCTCCTCCAAGAAGACAGAGCGGCTGGAGGTAAGCTGCCAGGGCCTGGACACCGAGAACCAACGGCTGCAGAAGGCGCTGGAAAACAGCAGCCGCAAGATCCAGCAACTGGAGGGGGAGTTGCAGGATCTGGAGACGGAGAACCAGAGCCTGCAGAAGAACCTGGAGGAGCTGAAGATCTCCAGCAAACGGCTAGAGCAGCTTGAGAGGGAAAACAAGGTGCTGGAACAGGAAACGTCACAATTGGAGAAGGACAAAAAGCAACTGGAGAAAGAGAACAAGCGTTTGCGGCAGCAAGCTGAAATCCGAGACTCCAAGATGGACGAGGATAACCTCCGCATTGCCCATCTAGAGAAGGAAAACCGTTCACTCAGCAAAGAGATGATCTTCTTCAAGGACTCCTGCACCAGGGTTAAAGACCTGGAGAAGGAGAACAAAGAACTGGTCAAACAGGCCACCATAGACAAAAAGACTCTGATGACCTTACGGGAG GAACTGgtcagtgaaaaactgaagactcAACAAATGAACAATGATCTGGAGAAGCTGACCAATGAGCTGGAGAAGATCGGCTTGAACAAGGAGAGGCTTCTCCAGGATGAGCAGAGTTCAGATGACAG CAGGTACAAGCTGCTGGAGTCCAAGCTGGAGTCCACGCTGAAAAAGTCTCTGGAGATCAAAGAGGAGAAAATCGCCGCCCTGGAGGCCCGGCTGCAGGAGTCGTCCAACCTCAACCAGCAGCTGCGGCAGGAGCTGAAGACT GTGAAGAAGAACTACGAGGCCCTCCGtcagagagaggaggaggagcgcaTGGTACAGAGCTCGCCACCTAGGGCCGGGGAGGAGGAGTTGCAGGCGGTGAGCAAGTGGGAGAAGGAAAGCCACGAGGCGACGAGGGAGCTGCTGAAGGTGAAGGACCGGCTGATCGAGGTGGAGAGGAAC AACGCCACCCTGCAGGCAGAGAAGCAGGCACTGCGCACGCAGCTGAAGCAGCTAGAGACTCAGAGCAGCAACCTGCAGGCACAGATTGTGTCCCTGCAGAGGCAGACCGCCTCGCTGCAGGAGAACAACACTACGCTGCAGACCCAGAACGCCAAACTGCAG GTGGAGAACTCCACCCTGAGCTCTCAGAGCGCCTGTCTGACGGCCCAGAATGCCCAGCTGCAGAGCCAACTGTCCAGCACGGAGGGCGAGAAGGAAGGGGCACTACGGGAGCGTGAGGACCAGCGCGCCACCTACGAGCTGCTGCTGCGTGACCACGAGAAGCTGGCTGCGCTGCATGAGCGCCAGGCTGCCGAGTACGAGGCTCTCATCGGCAAGCACGGCGGCCTCAAGGCGGCACACAAGACCCTGGAGCTGGAGCACCGCGAGCTGGAGGACCG GTACAACCAGCTGCTGAAGCAGAAGACTCAGttggaggagctggagaaggttctgaaggcagagcaggagaAGATGCTGTCTGAGAACAAGAGCCACGAAGCCACCGTGGCAGAGTACCACAAATTGAGGGAGGACAACGAGAG GTTAAACCAGACATACCTGCAGCTGCTGAAGGAGAATGAAGGGCTGCAGGTGGATCACAGAACCCTGAAGAGCCAGCTGAACAACGCCAAACTGGAGCAGACCAGACTCGAGGCCGAGTTCTCCAAGCTGAAGGAGCAGTACCAGCAGCTGGACATCACTTCTACCAAGCTCACCAACCAGTGTGAG CTGCTCAGTCAGCTTAAGGGAAACCTGGAGGAGGAGAACCGGCACTTGCTGGACCAGAttcagacactgatgctgcagaaCCGGACCTTGCTGGAGCAGACCATGGAGAGCAAGGaccttttccatgtggaacaGAGGCAGTACAT AGACAAACTGAATGAGCTGAGGAGGCAGAAGGAAAAGTTGGAAGAGAAGATCATGGACCAGTACAAGTTCTATGATCCCTCACCACCTAGGAG gcgTGGCAACTGGATCACCCTAAAGATGAAAAAGCTCATCAAGCCCAAGAACCGAGAGCGCATCCGCTCGCTGACGCTGACTCCCACGCGCTCGGATTCTGGCGAGGGCTTCCCAGGCCCCTTGGGCCCGGACAGCCAGGACAGCTCCTCCATGGGCTCCCTCGACGACACCCTGTCACACAAGAGGAGCACCA TGACTGCACTGAAACGGTTGCCCTTTATGCGGAACAGACCGAAGGAGAAAGACAAAGTGAAGGCCGTCTATCGCCGGTCCATGT CCATGAACGACCTGTTGCAATCCATGGCCCTGGCGGGGGGCCCGTGGGCCGGTAGCTCTGAGAATCTGGACGGGCCTGAGGAGGCAGCCAGCAGGCAGCGCCGGAAGGAGCTGGGATCCATGGCCTACTCCACCACGGCCATCAACTACGCCACGCTCAGCCTGCCTGCCGGGCACAGGTCCAAGCAGAGGCTCAAAGCCAAAG ACAACGCTTCCTGTGAGGACGTGGCTCCAGCTTCCCCGGAGGACGCCAATGGCTTGAGGAGTCAAG GGCTGCAGGACGTGAGCAATGCTGAGGCACTCTCTCCATCTGCAGTGTGCAGAATCCCCTGTCACATCTGCT CTTCCAGACCCACCAGCCTCCATAGTAGCAGGACCACCAGTAGCTATAGCAataataactcccactcctcctCGCTGGAGGTCAAAG GCACAGTGAACGGCAGCCACAGCCGACCGCAGAGCGAGAGCAGTGGGGAATTCAGCCTCAGCCTGGACAACGAGGCCTGGTCCAGTGGCAGCAGCCCCGTGCAGCAGCCTCTCTCGCAGCGTGGATCTCGGCAGAGCCCCCTGCTCCTGCGCAGGAGCCTGGAGCCCCCAAGCGCCCAGGCCAGGAGGAGGACTGCCTCACCGGGGAGCGAGGTGATGTCCCTgcagcagttcctggaggagagCGTTAATTTGCCAGAG AATGGCAGCCAGGAGACCCTGGCCACAGAGTCCTCTCGACTTTCAGCGGACTCCAATGAAGTAGTGCGGCGGGAGCGGGGCACACGTGGCATCCTGCGCTCGGCCAGCGGGAGGGTACCGGCCACCGACTCCACCTCTGAGAGTCGGGTATCCAAAGCGGGACGTCCCAGCCTGCGTAAAGCAGAGAGCACGCGTGTCAAAGGCTCGAACCCGATGCGGCCTGCACTGAACGCCCAGGGCAAGGCGGTCTCCGTGTCGGAGCGCTTGGACGCTTCCTCGTCCACACTGCCTCGCGCCAGCAGCGTCATTTCCACTGCCGAAGGCTCCACACGCCGCACCAGCATCCATGACTTTATGTCCAAGGACACACGGCCTCCTGTATCTGTGGACCCAGCCCCAACCAAGGCCAGCCACCGGGGGCAGGCCGCATCCA ATGTGGAAGGTTTTCCTGAGCGCAGAAAGTCAAAAAGCAGGAGCGGGGAGAGACACAGCTCCCAGACATAG
- the LOC125738933 gene encoding girdin-like isoform X3, producing MENEVFTPLLEQFMFNPLVTWVRTFGQLGGKERTKLSEYVELVDGVYLNDIMVQINPKSSTQRPNKKVNNDSTLRIQNLSILIRQIKSYYQETLQQLIMMPLPNVLVLGRNPLTEQGLDEMKKLLLLLLGCAVQCEKKEEYIEKIQTLDFDTKAAIASHIQEVTHNQENVFDLQWVEGDVSHEDLESLSRNMVFHLKRLVDERDEQLEAIVELTQERDCGRASPPEAGAQSPNGSPSMRRTESRQHLSVELADAKAKIRRLRQELEEKTEQLMDSRQEVDSMEVELKRIQQENMQLLTEARSARTYRDELDALREKAIRVDKLESEVGRYKERLHDIEFYKARVEELKEDNQVLLETKSMLEEQLEGSWARSDKLHELEKENLQLKAKIHDMEMDRDMDRKRIEELLEENLNLEMAQKQSMEESLHLGWELEQLSKTPDHCEVPQKSLGHEVNELTSSRLLKLEKENQALLKTVEELRAAVGPAKEGRPGLLSVRVENQRLTQKLEQLESELLSERQSLQGAESLSGDLMKEKAQLEKTLDTLRENSDRQMKVLEQENEHLSSTIASLRQRSQISAEARVRDVETENRVLHESIKETSGKLSKMEFERKQLRKDLELYKEKGERAEELELETLRLARENEGLQKRVATLGITCEKVEALECENAQLEAEGRQLKKKLDSLRNTALQLEALEKENSQLDEENLELRRANEALRSVGTRLAQLELENQELENERSQLKRSLELLRASSKKTERLEVSCQGLDTENQRLQKALENSSRKIQQLEGELQDLETENQSLQKNLEELKISSKRLEQLERENKVLEQETSQLEKDKKQLEKENKRLRQQAEIRDSKMDEDNLRIAHLEKENRSLSKEMIFFKDSCTRVKDLEKENKELVKQATIDKKTLMTLREELVSEKLKTQQMNNDLEKLTNELEKIGLNKERLLQDEQSSDDSRYKLLESKLESTLKKSLEIKEEKIAALEARLQESSNLNQQLRQELKTVKKNYEALRQREEEERMVQSSPPRAGEEELQAVSKWEKESHEATRELLKVKDRLIEVERNNATLQAEKQALRTQLKQLETQSSNLQAQIVSLQRQTASLQENNTTLQTQNAKLQVENSTLSSQSACLTAQNAQLQSQLSSTEGEKEGALREREDQRATYELLLRDHEKLAALHERQAAEYEALIGKHGGLKAAHKTLELEHRELEDRYNQLLKQKTQLEELEKVLKAEQEKMLSENKSHEATVAEYHKLREDNERLNQTYLQLLKENEGLQVDHRTLKSQLNNAKLEQTRLEAEFSKLKEQYQQLDITSTKLTNQCELLSQLKGNLEEENRHLLDQIQTLMLQNRTLLEQTMESKDLFHVEQRQYIDKLNELRRQKEKLEEKIMDQYKFYDPSPPRRRGNWITLKMKKLIKPKNRERIRSLTLTPTRSDSGEGFPGPLGPDSQDSSSMGSLDDTLSHKRSTRKRGQIIHLQCPSNVTALKRLPFMRNRPKEKDKVKAVYRRSMSMNDLLQSMALAGGPWAGSSENLDGPEEAASRQRRKELGSMAYSTTAINYATLSLPAGHRSKQRLKAKDNASCEDVAPASPEDANGLRSQASRPTSLHSSRTTSSYSNNNSHSSSLEVKGTVNGSHSRPQSESSGEFSLSLDNEAWSSGSSPVQQPLSQRGSRQSPLLLRRSLEPPSAQARRRTASPGSEVMSLQQFLEESVNLPENGSQETLATESSRLSADSNEVVRRERGTRGILRSASGRVPATDSTSESRVSKAGRPSLRKAESTRVKGSNPMRPALNAQGKAVSVSERLDASSSTLPRASSVISTAEGSTRRTSIHDFMSKDTRPPVSVDPAPTKASHRGQAASNVEGFPERRKSKSRSGERHSSQT from the exons GAGACATTGCAGCAGTTGATTATGATGCCCCTTCCCAATGTGCTGGTGCTGGGGAGAAACCCTCTCACTG AACAAGGGCTGGATGAGATGAAGAAgctactgctgctgctgttgggcTGTGCTGTTCAG TGCGAGAAGAAAGAGGAGTACATCGAGAAGATCCAGACCTTAGATTTCGACACGAAAGCAGCTATAGCATCTCACATTCAAGAG GTAACACACAACCAGGAGAACGTGTTCGATCTGCAGTGGGTGGAGGGCGACGTGTCCCATGAGGACCTGGAGTCCTTGTCCAGGAACATGGTGTTCCATCTGAAACGCCTTGTGGATGAACGGGACGAGCAACTGGAG GCGATTGTGGAGCTGACCCAGGAGAGAGACTGCGGCCGAGCGTCTCCTCCTGAGGCCGGGGCCCAGTCCCCCAACGGCTCCCCTAGCATGCGTCGCACCGAGAGCCGCCAGCACCTCTCAGTGGAGCTGGCCGACGCCAAGGCCAAGATACGCCGACTCCGTCAGGAGCT AGAGGAGAAGACTGAGCAGCTGATGGACTCCAGGCAGGAGGTGGACAGTATGGAGGTGGAGCTGAAGCGAATCCAGCAGGAG AACATGCAGCTGTTGACAGAGGCCCGTTCAGCCAGAACTTACCGTGATGAGCTGGATGCCCTGAGAGAGAAGGCAATACGAGTGGACAAGCTGGAGAGTGAAGTAGGGCGCTATAAGGAGAGGCTGCACGACATTGAGTTCTACAAGGCCAGGGTGGAG GAATTGAAGGAGGACAACCAGGTACTGCTGGAGACCAAGAGTATGTTGGAGGAGCAGCTGGAGGGGTCGTGGGCACGCTCCGACAAGCTGCACGAGCTGGAGAAGGAGAACCTGCAGCTCAAGGCAAAAATCCATGATATGGAAATG GACCGGGACATGGACAGGAAGCGCATTGAGGAGCTTTTGGAGGAGAACTTGAACCTGGAGATGGCCCAAAAGCAGAGCATGGAGGAGTCCTTGCACTTGGGCtgggagctggagcagctttccaAGACACCAGACCACTGTGAGG TGCCACAGAAGTCCCTGGGCCACGAGGTGAATGAGCTGACATCCAGCCGGCTTCTGAAGCTGGAGAAAGAGAATCAGGCCCTGCTGAAAACGGTGGAGGAACTGAGGGCGGCAGTGGGCCCAGCCAAGGAGGGCAGGCCGGGCTTGCTTAGTGTCCGGGTTGAAAACCAGAGACTGACCCAGAAG CTGGAGCAGTTGGAAAGTGAGTTGCTCTCAGAAAGGCAGAGCCTGCAAGGTGCAGAGAGCCTGAGTGGGGACCTGATGAAGGAGAAGGCCCAGCTGGAGAAGACTCTAGACACTTTGAGGGAGAACTCTGACAGACAG ATGAAAGTACTGGAGCAGGAGAACGAGCATCTGAGCAGTACCATCGCCTCCCTACGGCAGCGGTCCCAGATCAGCGCCGAGGCACGGGTCCGAGACGTGGAGACTGAGAACCGGGTTCTCCATGAGTCCATCAAAGAGACCAGCGGCAAGCTTAGCAAGATGGAGTTTGAGCGTAAGCAGCTGCGCAAGGACCTGGAGCTCTACAAGGAGAAGGGCGAGAGGGcagaggagctggagctggagaCACTACGACTGGCACGGGAGAATGAGGGCCTGCAGAAGCGTGTGGCCACCCTGGGGATCACCTGCGAGAAGGTGGAGGCCCTGGAGTGTGAGAACGCACAGCTGGAGGCTGAGGGCCGACAGCTGAAGAAGAAGCTGGACAGCCTGAGGAACACGGCCCTGCAGCTGGAAGCTCTCGAGAAGGAAAACTCCCAGCTCGACGAGGAGAACCTTGAGCTGCGACGTGCCAATGAAGCCCTTCGATCTGTCGGCACCAGGCTGGCTCAGCTGGAGCTGGAGAACCAGGAGCTGGAGAATGAACGAAGCCAGCTGAAACGCAGCCTCGAGCTGCTGCGAGCCTCCTCCAAGAAGACAGAGCGGCTGGAGGTAAGCTGCCAGGGCCTGGACACCGAGAACCAACGGCTGCAGAAGGCGCTGGAAAACAGCAGCCGCAAGATCCAGCAACTGGAGGGGGAGTTGCAGGATCTGGAGACGGAGAACCAGAGCCTGCAGAAGAACCTGGAGGAGCTGAAGATCTCCAGCAAACGGCTAGAGCAGCTTGAGAGGGAAAACAAGGTGCTGGAACAGGAAACGTCACAATTGGAGAAGGACAAAAAGCAACTGGAGAAAGAGAACAAGCGTTTGCGGCAGCAAGCTGAAATCCGAGACTCCAAGATGGACGAGGATAACCTCCGCATTGCCCATCTAGAGAAGGAAAACCGTTCACTCAGCAAAGAGATGATCTTCTTCAAGGACTCCTGCACCAGGGTTAAAGACCTGGAGAAGGAGAACAAAGAACTGGTCAAACAGGCCACCATAGACAAAAAGACTCTGATGACCTTACGGGAG GAACTGgtcagtgaaaaactgaagactcAACAAATGAACAATGATCTGGAGAAGCTGACCAATGAGCTGGAGAAGATCGGCTTGAACAAGGAGAGGCTTCTCCAGGATGAGCAGAGTTCAGATGACAG CAGGTACAAGCTGCTGGAGTCCAAGCTGGAGTCCACGCTGAAAAAGTCTCTGGAGATCAAAGAGGAGAAAATCGCCGCCCTGGAGGCCCGGCTGCAGGAGTCGTCCAACCTCAACCAGCAGCTGCGGCAGGAGCTGAAGACT GTGAAGAAGAACTACGAGGCCCTCCGtcagagagaggaggaggagcgcaTGGTACAGAGCTCGCCACCTAGGGCCGGGGAGGAGGAGTTGCAGGCGGTGAGCAAGTGGGAGAAGGAAAGCCACGAGGCGACGAGGGAGCTGCTGAAGGTGAAGGACCGGCTGATCGAGGTGGAGAGGAAC AACGCCACCCTGCAGGCAGAGAAGCAGGCACTGCGCACGCAGCTGAAGCAGCTAGAGACTCAGAGCAGCAACCTGCAGGCACAGATTGTGTCCCTGCAGAGGCAGACCGCCTCGCTGCAGGAGAACAACACTACGCTGCAGACCCAGAACGCCAAACTGCAG GTGGAGAACTCCACCCTGAGCTCTCAGAGCGCCTGTCTGACGGCCCAGAATGCCCAGCTGCAGAGCCAACTGTCCAGCACGGAGGGCGAGAAGGAAGGGGCACTACGGGAGCGTGAGGACCAGCGCGCCACCTACGAGCTGCTGCTGCGTGACCACGAGAAGCTGGCTGCGCTGCATGAGCGCCAGGCTGCCGAGTACGAGGCTCTCATCGGCAAGCACGGCGGCCTCAAGGCGGCACACAAGACCCTGGAGCTGGAGCACCGCGAGCTGGAGGACCG GTACAACCAGCTGCTGAAGCAGAAGACTCAGttggaggagctggagaaggttctgaaggcagagcaggagaAGATGCTGTCTGAGAACAAGAGCCACGAAGCCACCGTGGCAGAGTACCACAAATTGAGGGAGGACAACGAGAG GTTAAACCAGACATACCTGCAGCTGCTGAAGGAGAATGAAGGGCTGCAGGTGGATCACAGAACCCTGAAGAGCCAGCTGAACAACGCCAAACTGGAGCAGACCAGACTCGAGGCCGAGTTCTCCAAGCTGAAGGAGCAGTACCAGCAGCTGGACATCACTTCTACCAAGCTCACCAACCAGTGTGAG CTGCTCAGTCAGCTTAAGGGAAACCTGGAGGAGGAGAACCGGCACTTGCTGGACCAGAttcagacactgatgctgcagaaCCGGACCTTGCTGGAGCAGACCATGGAGAGCAAGGaccttttccatgtggaacaGAGGCAGTACAT AGACAAACTGAATGAGCTGAGGAGGCAGAAGGAAAAGTTGGAAGAGAAGATCATGGACCAGTACAAGTTCTATGATCCCTCACCACCTAGGAG gcgTGGCAACTGGATCACCCTAAAGATGAAAAAGCTCATCAAGCCCAAGAACCGAGAGCGCATCCGCTCGCTGACGCTGACTCCCACGCGCTCGGATTCTGGCGAGGGCTTCCCAGGCCCCTTGGGCCCGGACAGCCAGGACAGCTCCTCCATGGGCTCCCTCGACGACACCCTGTCACACAAGAGGAGCACCA GGAAGAGAGGGCAGATCATCCATTTGCAGTGTCCCTCAAATG TGACTGCACTGAAACGGTTGCCCTTTATGCGGAACAGACCGAAGGAGAAAGACAAAGTGAAGGCCGTCTATCGCCGGTCCATGT CCATGAACGACCTGTTGCAATCCATGGCCCTGGCGGGGGGCCCGTGGGCCGGTAGCTCTGAGAATCTGGACGGGCCTGAGGAGGCAGCCAGCAGGCAGCGCCGGAAGGAGCTGGGATCCATGGCCTACTCCACCACGGCCATCAACTACGCCACGCTCAGCCTGCCTGCCGGGCACAGGTCCAAGCAGAGGCTCAAAGCCAAAG ACAACGCTTCCTGTGAGGACGTGGCTCCAGCTTCCCCGGAGGACGCCAATGGCTTGAGGAGTCAAG CTTCCAGACCCACCAGCCTCCATAGTAGCAGGACCACCAGTAGCTATAGCAataataactcccactcctcctCGCTGGAGGTCAAAG GCACAGTGAACGGCAGCCACAGCCGACCGCAGAGCGAGAGCAGTGGGGAATTCAGCCTCAGCCTGGACAACGAGGCCTGGTCCAGTGGCAGCAGCCCCGTGCAGCAGCCTCTCTCGCAGCGTGGATCTCGGCAGAGCCCCCTGCTCCTGCGCAGGAGCCTGGAGCCCCCAAGCGCCCAGGCCAGGAGGAGGACTGCCTCACCGGGGAGCGAGGTGATGTCCCTgcagcagttcctggaggagagCGTTAATTTGCCAGAG AATGGCAGCCAGGAGACCCTGGCCACAGAGTCCTCTCGACTTTCAGCGGACTCCAATGAAGTAGTGCGGCGGGAGCGGGGCACACGTGGCATCCTGCGCTCGGCCAGCGGGAGGGTACCGGCCACCGACTCCACCTCTGAGAGTCGGGTATCCAAAGCGGGACGTCCCAGCCTGCGTAAAGCAGAGAGCACGCGTGTCAAAGGCTCGAACCCGATGCGGCCTGCACTGAACGCCCAGGGCAAGGCGGTCTCCGTGTCGGAGCGCTTGGACGCTTCCTCGTCCACACTGCCTCGCGCCAGCAGCGTCATTTCCACTGCCGAAGGCTCCACACGCCGCACCAGCATCCATGACTTTATGTCCAAGGACACACGGCCTCCTGTATCTGTGGACCCAGCCCCAACCAAGGCCAGCCACCGGGGGCAGGCCGCATCCA ATGTGGAAGGTTTTCCTGAGCGCAGAAAGTCAAAAAGCAGGAGCGGGGAGAGACACAGCTCCCAGACATAG